Proteins from a genomic interval of Cryptococcus neoformans var. grubii H99 chromosome 8, complete sequence:
- a CDS encoding small subunit ribosomal protein S8e, which produces MGITRDSRHKRAASGARRAHYRKKRKFELGRQPAMTKLDSSKRIHEVRTRGGNVKYRALRLDSGNFAWGSESITRKTRLIQVRYNATNNELLRTQTLVKGAVVDIDATPFRQWYESHYAQPAFRGAKSAAAEEADKKQSNHVKRILEERKKVAKIDPLLEQQFKAGRLLAVISSRPGQSGRADGYILEGKELEFYHHKLQIRKAKHAA; this is translated from the exons ATGGGTATCACTCGTGACTCGCGCCACAAGCGCGCCGCCTCCGGTGCTCGTCGTGCCCACTA ccgaaagaagagaaagttTGAACTCGGTCGTCAGCCCGCCATGACCAAGCTTGACTCTTCCAAGCGTATCCACGAGGTCCGAACCCGAGGCGGTAACGTCAAGTACAGGGCCCTTCGACTCGACTCTGGTAACTTCGCTTGGGGTTCCGAGTCCATCACCAGGAAGACTAGATTGATCCAGGTT CGATACAACGCTACCAACAACGAGCTTCTCCGAACCCAGACCCTCGTCAAGGGTGCCGTTGTCGACATTGACGCTACCCCCTTCCGACAGTGGTACGAGTCTCAC TACGCCCAGCCCGCTTTCCGAGGTGCcaagtccgccgccgctgAGGAGGCCGACAAGAAGCAGAGCAACCACGTCAAGCGAATCCTTGAGGAGCGCAAGAAGGTTGCCAAGATTGACCCCCTCCTTGAGCAGCAGTTCAAGGCTGGTCGACTCCTCGCTGTTATCTCTTCCAGGCCGGGCCAGAGCGGACGAGCTGACGGTTACATCTTGGAGGGTAAGGAGTTGGAG TTCTACCACCACAAGCTCCAGATCCGAAAGGCCAAGCACGCTGCTTAA
- a CDS encoding FAD dependent oxidoreductase (overlaps another CDS with the same product name) has translation MSESITLDRVKDFVKEHDVDCEFIERMTLDVVLNEEFKDYCQAAMREAKEHGLDVSHIKYFEGEDAKKVARSPRAMAAYQWPAASLNPSKLCYAVHRVNLSLGAKLFTWTPVTNVTEASSSDEDGAYKWKVETSRGSIVTKKVVYATNGYTSLILPEMDGLIVSHKAQAIKLTPPPLGMDAFPRIEETMSLRYLDRFYSVMQRPDNSIVLAAPRKWPSQDPSTFASLFGTYDDSQPLAERTANAYSEFCETLPGGGYRVEKDERGLTKEGHGGLDYSWSGILGVTPDNVPFLGAIPGKKGQYIIAGFNGHGMARIFHLAPCLAKVIKGEGWDETVPRCFEVTQERLEKLKRNAGKSKEINIVSELEEKAKGIKI, from the exons ATGAGTGAGAGTATCACTTTAGACCG GGTGAAGGATTTTGTCAAAGAACATGATGTTGACTGCGAGTTCATCGAGCGGATGACATTGGATGTGGTTCTCAATGAAGAGTTCAAGGACTATTGCCAGGCTGCTATGCGCGAAGCGAAGGAACATGGCCTTGACGTTTCCCATATTAAATACTTTGAGGGCGAAGATGCCAAGAAG GTCGCTCGTTCTCCTCGGGCTATGGCAGCCTATCAGTGGCCCGCGGCCTCTCTCAACCCATCCAAGCTCTGTTACGCCGTCCACAGAGTCAATTTGTCCCTTGGGGCCAAGTTATTTACTTGGACGCCGGTCACGAATGTGACTGAAGCCAGTTCCtctgatgaggatggggcATACAAGTGGAAGGTTGAGACATCCAGAGGGAGTATAGTAACCAAGAAGGTAGTGTACGCGACAAACGGGTACACAAGCCTTATCCTCCCCGAAATGGATGGGCTCATCGTTTCTCATAAAG CGCAAGCAATCAAACTCACCCCACCTCCATTGGGGATGGATGCATTTCCGAGGATAGAGGAGACAATGTCACTTCGCTACCTTGATCGCTTCTACTCCGT GATGCAAAGACCCGACAACTCCATCGTCCTAGCTGCACCTCGCAAGTGGCCATCTCAAGATCCATCAACTTTTGCTTCACTCTTTGGGACATATGACGATTCGCAACCACTTGCCGAGCGCACCGCTAACGCTTATTCCGAATTTTGCGAGACGCTTCCTGGGGGTGGGTATCGGgtagagaaggatgaaCGGGGATTGACCAAGGAAGGGCACGGTGGATTGGACTACTCCTGGTCTGGTATACTCGGCGTTACGCCGGATAACGTTCCTTTCTTGGGTGCGATCCCAGGCAAGAAGGGCCAATATATCATTGCTGGTTTCAACGGACATGGTATGGCACGTATCTTCCATTTAGCACCTTGCCTGGCCAAAGTGATCAAGGGCGAAGGCTGGGACGAAACAGTACCTAGGTGTTTTGAGGTGACACAGGAAAGATTGGAgaaattgaagaggaatgCTGGCAAATCTAAAGAAATAAACATAGTTAGTGAActagaagaaaaggcgaaAGGTATAAAGATCTGA